One window of the Camelina sativa cultivar DH55 chromosome 1, Cs, whole genome shotgun sequence genome contains the following:
- the LOC104779430 gene encoding uncharacterized protein LOC104779430: MSHEIVPVDPTDVFVDMDPIFPEDSPTIRQSTRSVTSQEQFVWVPYDSEKLPETLASGIQRFLRVANLVESEEPRIAYLCRFYTFEVAHRIDASSTGRGVRQFKTSLLRRLEKDDELTTRIRKDRNDIRELKRVYDSYLAYIITHGASFDLDNNSQREKLINARRIASVLYEVLKANDKSGAYAPPPESILLNRDEETGELLDMVISIEDTHKRNLDGTFVDEKAELIVEKCKALEDESQTHLCQGDHDSIQSNHLAQTDIDTIHKEEVQIKEDRRFADGSMKGDVRPSSAVPSLLYKDKYLETQEKLNKVEKKIEEMELKLKDVDFWTNVMQNMFPDQVPPSMRANQMENNKQQ, from the exons ATGTCTCACGAAATCGTCCCCGTTGATCCCACCgatgtttttgttgatatggATCCCATCTTCCCCGAAGATTCGCCAACCATCCGCCAGTCCACGAGATCCGTCACTTCTCAGGAACAATTTGTGTGGGTACCCTATGACAGCGAGAAGCTTCCCGAGACGTTAGCCTCAGGGATTCAAAGGTTTCTTCGTGTAGCTAACTTGGTTGAGTCTGAAGAACCTCGTATTGCTTATCTTT GCCGTTTCTATACGTTTGAGGTAGCTCACCGAATTGACGCTAGTTCCACTGGAAGAGGTGTACGACAATTCAAAACTTCTCTTCTTCGAAGGCTTGAGAAG GACGACGAGTTAACTACGAGAATAAGAAAGGATAGGAATGATATTAGAGAACTCAAACGTGTTTATGATTCTTACTTGGCATACATTATCACACATGGTGCATCATTCGATTTGGATAATAATAG TCAGCGAGAGAAATTGATAAACGCACGCAGAATTGCTTCTGTTTTGTATGAAGTTCTCAAGGCAAACGACAAAAGTGGCGCTTACGCACCACCCCCAGAAAGTATACTATTAAACCGGGATGAGGAGACTGGTGAACTACTTGACATGGTCATCTCAATAGAGGACACCCACAAGAGAAATTTAGATGGGACCTTTGTCGACGAAAAAGCCGAGTTGATAGTTGAGAAGTGCAAAGCCCTGGAGGATGAGAGCCAAACTCACTTGTGTCAAGGCGATCATGACTCCATCCAGTCAAACCATCTCGCCCAAACTGACATAGATACTATCCACAAAGAG GAAGTTCAAATAAAGGAAGACAGAAGGTTTGCAGATGGGTCAATGAAGGGCGATGTCAGACCGAGTTCCGCAGTTCCATCTCTGCTTTACAAAGATAAATATCTTGAGACACAAGAAAAGTTgaacaaggtggagaagaagattgaggaGATGGAGTTGAAACTCAAGGATGTCGACTTCTGGACTAACGTGATGCAAAACATGTTTCCAGACCAAGTACCTCCGTCCATGAGAGCGAACCAAATggaaaacaacaaacaacaataa